Within Scomber japonicus isolate fScoJap1 chromosome 1, fScoJap1.pri, whole genome shotgun sequence, the genomic segment AAGTACAAATGTattagtattgtattgtattaataaCTCATAACACAGTGGAGCTCAAATTGTATCACgtaatcaaaaaaataattaaacccaaacatttattttgtgtgtcatTTGATAAAGTTTTATTGAAGGCTATTGCATCTACTACTACAACTTTATATACCTTATGTTTATCACACTAATATTGTGTTACACTTTCAATAATGGGTTTGCCGATCAGCACATTAATCTGCTTACTTGGCTTAATTTATGCTCTATTGGACATCCTGACAAATAGTTGCAtaactgtatgttgtgttaataTTTCACATGACACTTCTGTATTGTTAAAGCAGCTGCGTGTATATGTCCTTCTTTAATCATTAGTCCATGTACCTAAATACATAAACAGAGATTTGGCGCTTCAAAAATCAGGTGTGACTGGTTTTGCAGGTACGTTTTTTTGTCAGGGTTTCTTGACATGAGCCTAATAAGACCTGTTCTGCTGAATCAGCTGCAAAGCAAATACTGTACTGTCCCACATACAAATGTCTCATAAACCTGTGAGATACTGCGGGGTCTATGAACATACTCCTATGAATGTACACTGTGTtcttttttgcacttttttttttctttcacgcACTCTGGCTCtctatgtttctctgtgtctgatTGTCACATTGCACCTCAGATTTCCAGCAGTCACATTTGTGTCATCctgcttttttcacatttaatctgATTGTTTTTCCACGAATGCCACATTTTCTGCATGACTTCAGTTTGTTCACAGTGCATTCAGGAAATCTACTATTCAATTTGATGGCGTGATACAGTTGGTGGATCATGTTGTATCAATACATGGTTGAGATTTATGCATGTACCGATTAAAATATAGCACTTGTGTTCTCTAATGGGTGCTTTTAGTAATATAACAGAAACTTTAATAGTTACTGCACATTATGTTCTGTTCTTATTGCTGAATGAAAGCACTCAAACACCCtactgccatctgctggctgTGAAAGCCTATCCTTTTGAAAAGCCATGACCTTCCTTTGCCCTTTCACTTTCAGCTCCCCATTTACATCACAagacaagcagagagagacGTACAGTCATGTACAAGCTGTTTCCTGTTGTCAGTTTTTTAAGGTCACTCATTTGGCCTCATTTGGCCTGTCAGTATCATAAGAATAActaactaaaacaaaacaagtcaaACTAAAACAAGTCAAATCAATTGTATTCATACAGCCCAAAATTGGAATCAAAGATTTGCCTCAAAGGCTTTACAATATTCACAACATATGATAATCTTTACCTTTAGACAGTCAGGTTTGAAACTTGTTTTTACTGTGGCAGATCATTTTCAGTGGAAaatggagaagagaggaagatatCCAGAGAGAGAAGTAGTTCTCTAAAGTGAATGGGGTTCAGATTTGAGGATAGAAAGTATGGAGTCTATTTACGGTAAAAAGTATAGTGGTATAGTTTATATTGTATAGTTAATAATAAATCTATCTATgacttttttctgctttttgagTCACATGTATTTGGAATGATGCTGAAGAAAACCCCAGGAAACAGCTCAAACGTAGATGTCTCAGGGAATGATCAATTAACACTGATGCACATAATGTGATGATGTGCAATTTTCCCCAGAACTGCAGTAAACAAATTAGTACTATGGTAAACTTAGATGTTACTAAGATCTACAGCACAGACAGTTTGGTGAGTACATTTGCAAGTTTAActgcttttacattttctgaagaaaaaagtgatgaaaaaaagaaaggatatAAACAATGCTAAAACCACCAATCAGACAAAAAGTAATGATATTGTCATGCCCTGGAAGAAAAATTTGTGAGGTAATTAAATTTTCAGGACAAAGTTGGGATGCTGGTAATATTATTGGCTTCACAATGGGAAGAGTAGGGTAGTCATGGGTGAATGGTAATATGAaacttcagctgtccaaatcaatcaaatcaagcAGATACTTTTTAATGTTACTGTGTTTTAGTTATTagttatttcatattatttgtAAAATCATTATTCCACCATTATTCTTCACCAGCACGTCACTTCTTCACCACTATTTTCAATCTTTTAATCTTTCTGAGTGACAATTCTCAACCTTGACAAACAGTGAAGGTTGAACATTCCTTTTTTGTAACTTTGAATGTGCCTCAGTGTATTATGGTGTGTGAAACTACGTGATCACAGGCAGACGCTTGATGGCCACTCCCAAGATGATAACTAAGGAATGGTAAACATTGTTAGTTTGATGGCAACAGCTAGTTTGATAAAAAGGATACAAAAATGATGGCCAAAGGGAATGTGACAATGGGAGTGGGTTAAGTTGTGTTTCACAAATTCTGTTTTAGTTGCTCCGTGGACCAACTCAGTTTATATGCATTCTGCTTATTATACAGTAAACCTATTATTGAATTGAACTCTGCCAGTTTCTGTGTGTTCCCCTGTGATTTTGAAGTAACATGTGGAGAGCCTGAAGAATTCACTGTCCAAGCTGAATGTTTTCCCCATGACATctgtcacaaaaaaacactggaagctaaaaatattgtaaatttggcagatatccacttgatatgactaactcagactgctgattCCTCATATAAGCTCTAGATAAACTGCAAATGACTGTGTGAACACACTGTGGAGTTTGGCCCACATCACCTACATTTAAaggcacatttgaaggagatcttttaacagtcagtatgaacaggaggaatgatacagtgtggaaaacctctttcagtgttcatatgggcacctaTCCTTTAAATAGCTATAATGTGGCCACTAAAGTGGGTAGAGGAGGTCATGCCGAATAGGGCCATCATATGCACAGTCTAAGCCTCGattttaatgaaagaaaacaagttAGGGGCCTGACCGGACCTTGTGCTGGAGTTGTTGGTTCTGTTGGATAAAATTGAACAGGCTGGTGGCTCAGTAGGTTTTATTTGGGTGCCAGCCCATATTGGAGTAGAAGGGAATGAGACAGCACCCATGGCAGCTAAAAGGGCACTGAAGAGAAACAATTATCTGAGTGTATCTGAATGAGGATTTATCATATCTATAAGACTGTAAATGCAGAGCATTGTTATCTTGGCAACAAGAGAAGGCACACTTTCATTATGACCAGACTAAGATTAGGACACTGTAGATTGGCATGAGACAGAGTGAAAATAGGCAAGCATGGAAACTGCAGAAAACAATACACTGTTAAACATCTACTTGTGAAGAACAAAGAGCACAGTTATATAGGGTGAATTATTGTGATGTGTGACACTGCCAAAAGTGGGACACCTTAGCTAAAATGCATATTCTTCTAAGAAATGCTAATGAAAACGACCACTGTCCAATTAAACCTGGGGTGTCATGTTAAAATCACTTGACTACACACATGTGATTCCATAGATTTGGGTGGGGCGATCTTTTTTCTGTTAAtgacatacatttattataaatgaaGCAATTCTGCCAATTGTTATCAGATTGTGTTTATGACATATCCATGCatcaaaatatactgtattatgtttaaaacatgtttcataccctatttgtttttatttcagtcaatTTTTCTATGTCCCAATTTAGAAAATGTAGTCTGGTACAGCTGGTTTTTACTAATGTGGGGGGGTCATATACATATTCTTAAACTCAAGtcctgtaataaaataaaaaaatatattatgcTCAAGCGCCAATTGCAAATATTGTCCCACATTACTTTTTCAGCCTACCACATTATAACATGCGGACAGTCTCAATAAGGAGCCTCTTAATTTCGCCAAGAACCAGTGAAAGATTGTGAAAGCCACCATACTTGAATCCACCACAAGAGGATTACAATAAATAACACCAACCTGCGAGAGGCAGCAATGTGCTGCAAAGCATCTAGCCTACCAGAAATGTGCAAGAAGAAGAGGCCAAATAGTGAAAAGGAAGAAGCACAAACATGCAGTACTCAATGGCTAAATGTATGCAAAGATTCTTACACCTAAGAATAATTGTTTCCCAAATTCTTTTAGTAAAGCTTGTGTACTAATAGCTGTTGAAAGACTAAGAAAATTCCTAAACCCAGGATGCAACCTTTACAGTcataaaaaactaaagaaaccagaaaatatttaaatcgAGCAGCTAGAATCAGAgaattttcttcttaaaaatgaacaatgaatCGATTGTAAAAGTATTTGGTAATTCATTTCCTGCAGAGTGATGTGGCTATGTGCAGAGTTAGATGCTAAAAGGCTGTTTTCCAGCTTTCACATCCATTTGCTGAAGGAGGAAGTTTTTCTATGCTCACCTTAAATCATAAGTTTAACACATACACCCATGAGCATGAGTTTTGACATCACAACTAGATGTGAAACCATTTGTGGTATGCAACTTACATaagtgtgatgtgaaaacttGAAGCCTGCTgtgcaaaaaaagaagctgagaGTGGACGGAACAGAGAATTAGGCAACATTTTTATGTGGTTAATATTTCCATATTCATAGTCTGGACCTTTGATAGAGAGAAGcacaacaaattattattccaaACAGGGAATAcatacataataaaacaaattaaaagtaCAAATGTTACTGACATAATAATTTCAAGGTCCATTTACGAGCTTTTTCAGAGTTTGATGCTCAAGTACTTCTCATAAATGAGACGGCCTCACATTAACACGATGCTTTAAATTCACACTGAACTAATAGAAAGTTATAATGAGATGTAGTTATATTAATAAATCTGGAGTTTACACGTTATTAATAAAGCCGCTTGCTGATGAGTATAAATATTTTCAAGAAATCAGTGtaaactttacatttttaagcCCACAGAAGAATTGTGATCTCCTGAAAGTTCATTAATCTTCTGCCTTGTAGCAGTAGACGCCATGCTTGTGCTGAGGAGGTGGAAAGCCAAAGCTGCGCACCCCCGGCTCAGAGGGACCGCAGTTTCGTCTTGGTCTGGTGATAGGATACCGAACACTTccgtcagccagccagccagcatCGCAGTGATCCAGCCCCGAGAATTTCCAAGCAGAAAAGAGCTGTCCAACTTTGGCAATATCTGCTCCATTCTCCACACAGGCCTGCCGAGCCTCTGTCAAGTTCATCTTGTTAGAGGGCTGAAGATAGTAGACCTTTCCTTTATAGGAAACACAGTTATTTAGAGATTTTTATGCAGGTTAGATCATCAAACATGTTGATGTTTCACATCCTCCATTAGGATGTACACCATTTGACTAGTTGAAAAGACTCATGGAATAGGTGTTGACTTACTTTAAACAGTTGAACTGTCAATGTAGACAAACCAAAAGAAATGTATGATGTTAGGGTAaaaatatttctattattattttctgatttaaaCCCTTTAAAGGTTTATTGAAATGGTGATTGATTAAGATCATGAAATGGTGATTGATTAAGATCATGAAATGGTGATTGATTAAGatcatgagtaaaaaaaaaacacaaccaaatctggggtgaaaaataaaatatgggagtttttttttgttatatagCTCTGAGTCCttgtaatgtacagtatgtaagatGAAGGAATACGTGTGAATTACGGCTTTAATTTCTTTCATTCGATTCATTGTTACTTAACACAGCAATACAATTGTTCACTTTGAGCATAGAGGTcagatttaatgatttaatgaggCTTTATTTTGGGCTTTATGTATATCGCACATAATATCCAGTGGCAGCACCTTCTtaaggaaggaaacagaaacagagatacAAAAATGTGCCTTTTGTCAAAGATAGCTTTAAAGTAAGGTGGTAGGCTATTTTATCATTCGAATTTAATTGTAAAGCGTTGATGAAGACAAAAATGAGGGTGTCACTTTTTCAAGTAGTGATTTCAAGTAGATATTTAAAAGGCCTTTTCCAGGGAAGGCATTTGGACAGGTCACAGGGGGAAAAGCCTGTGTGCTATTAaaatgaattccatttagctatTTTGGTTTTAGGGTCATGGCATTGTGCATGCATGATGGCAGAGAGCTGAGGTtgttagtaacacctgtgcttttccttccATGACATGTCAACATGAGCCTGACGTCTTAGATTGTTGGTATCACTCCACATTACATTCTCAAAGATCACTTCACCTGGCAGTGCGGAGGAGAAACAGAAGACATCATAGCGATGAAGGTGCAGCTCTCGTCTGCCGTAGCTCCGGACTCCTGGAGCGAGGCCGTGTCCTCCACAAGGCATTCTGGGCCGGGTGATGGGGTACTGGACCGTCCCATCAGCCAACCAGCCTGCGTTGCACCAGTTCAGGCCTTCTTTCCAGGACTGGAAGAGCTGAGTGAAGGTAGCGAGTGTAGAGTCCTGCTCCTCACAGGCCTGCTGGGCACCCAGGAAGCTCAGGTGGTAACGTCCACGAGGGTGCTGGTAGGGAAACACCACACCTGTGTAGTGGAATTAATCAGACAGCCGTTATGTTGTAATCGTAAGATGAACGTCTACATTTTATGTGGGTTTGTACAGTAAAAGTCTGCAGCGTGATTACCTTTAAAATATGTACTATAATGCTATTTCTATTATTACTGATACAACTGGTAGTATCTTTGCATCCTCCGCTATTAATACTTACTTTACTGTTAAAATTGCTTATATTACTAGGCTATTATAACTATTTCTCCCTCCTCAGGCAGACATTACAGAGTCCCACAGTGCAAATAACTGCCTCAAACCATCATTCATCCTAAGACCTTTTAGAGACTTCTAGATAGCACCAAGACATAGATTTGCATGTATCATATGGATATTTAAATCATTGCCATAATTATAATTGCCATGATTGTCACCAGAAATTTTACTGGGGACGTGTAATATCTGTCTACTGctagactgtgtgtgtatgtctatgtaattaattaattaatttagtaCATCTTTTAGCTGGTTATCTTTGTATGATCTGTTTTTTTCACTGTATGTTTGTCTGATGGTTTTTGTTTAGATTTTGCATTTTTGATGGTGTTTCTCATGACTGATGTAAGCAGTGCTCTCATGGACCAAGACAAAGTTCCCTTGAGGGACAATAAAGTCTTACTTTAATTACAGTTACTACAACTAAAAGATCtattacttttaaaatgatttaaaatgtctcatCGTGCCAGTTACAACAACACTTATCAGAATATGAAATCGGATCTATTGTTGTGAGAAATTATTAAATCCTTGTTACAGAGGAAAGGAATAGACCAATGTGAGTGAGACTGAGCAGTCAGTATAAAGCAACACATTTAGTTGAAGGAACTCGCATTACGTCTAGTAAAAGTGTTACATTTTAGGTTGAAGTACCTCGTAATTCCAGCTTGACCGACGTGCTCTTGTCCTCCAGTCCGTCTACCACCTCACAGATGTAACGTCCTGAATCGTTCAGCTGGAGTTCCGTCATCATGAGTGTAGCGTCTCCTGGGAAGTCCTGCCTGAGCTGAACTCGACCTCTGATCAACAGACAAGAAGCAACAAACCAACAGATACACTATAAGGAAAAGGTTAGAGGGATCATCAGTGAAACACTAATCGATCTTTTCAACAACCTGAAGTCTCCAAAGCTTCGACTGCGGGACCCAATAACCACCAGCACATCTGTCTCATGTTCTCCAATAACAGGGTACCAGGACCACTTGACTCGGACCTCTCTTGAAGAGTTAAGTTCAGGCTCATACCAAAACCTGCATGGCAGAGTGGCATTACCCCCTCTGACTGCAAA encodes:
- the LOC128360937 gene encoding hyaluronan and proteoglycan link protein 3-like, yielding MVCCIQALLMLGVQLALTNWALAVPSTPTRFFYHDYLNGKGKINFNGEKLHVDSAQPSVFAVRGGNATLPCRFWYEPELNSSREVRVKWSWYPVIGEHETDVLVVIGSRSRSFGDFRGRVQLRQDFPGDATLMMTELQLNDSGRYICEVVDGLEDKSTSVKLELRGVVFPYQHPRGRYHLSFLGAQQACEEQDSTLATFTQLFQSWKEGLNWCNAGWLADGTVQYPITRPRMPCGGHGLAPGVRSYGRRELHLHRYDVFCFSSALPGKVYYLQPSNKMNLTEARQACVENGADIAKVGQLFSAWKFSGLDHCDAGWLADGSVRYPITRPRRNCGPSEPGVRSFGFPPPQHKHGVYCYKAED